The following nucleotide sequence is from Stigmatopora nigra isolate UIUO_SnigA chromosome 8, RoL_Snig_1.1, whole genome shotgun sequence.
TAGGCCTACCTGTTGCAGTTGGCTGTGATCCTTTCAGTACGCTTGGTAACTGGCATCTCTGGTGGTTGTTCTAGAGGTTGAGCATCCCTTTCATGAGTATCATCCTCAATATGGATCACTGGCACATCAGGCCTCGGGCCTCTAATACAGGATGTACTGAAGTCATCTGCCCCTGATGTCGACCCAGTTTGTTCTCGACTTGACCTACCCCGACTACAGTTCAAGTGGGATTGCTTGAAACCCCTTCTTCTCTCACCAACAGGCATGTGCATTTGTGAGTATGTTCCGCTTGTGCCCCGGGCAACATTTTGCTGATCTCCAGCAGATGTTTTACCTATATCTACAATATCAGCTGCCAGGCGATTGGCAAACTGTTGAACGTGGGCTTGCGAATCTCCTGCAGAGTCCAGGTCAATACTGTCGTCTGGATCAGCAATGATCTTGTTTTTTCGCATCAAGGATTCAATAGAACTGGACCATGTATCATGGATTAGCATATCGGTAATCTGGTCAGTCTGTCCAATTTGATAGAGGCATGAGTCTGATTTGCAAAGTCCTGTTGCTGCTACTGAGTTAGAAGGGAAGATATTCAGAACATCCCCGTGTACATTTCGGGGAAACCCATCAAATGAATTGGCTTTAATGGGTGAATTGACAGTCAGTCTTGAATCGGAGGAGCGTCTGTCTGGGACTGATGACTGTCGTATGCAAAAGGGAGTCCGAGGATTTGGAGGGAACAAGCTGTTACTCCACTCTTTAGTCTTTGCAATACCACGCTCTTTGTTTTCTTTATCCATGTCTCGGAGCATAAACCTGTAGAACTCTTCAGTGATGCTTTCAGTGCTAGACTGTTTGGACAGACATGATGCAGTCCTGACATTAAGGTGGCCATTTTTTCTGGTTGCTGCCTGTTGCACAGCTGCAGCCAGAATGCTGCTGGCGTTTTTCCCTGCATAGTAGTCCAAAAGAAGGTCAAAACCTCTGCCCTCATTCTCCATCTGGTTGACCATGAACCGTGAAAATTCATCTGTGATGCTCTCACAACTTGATTGTTTGGAAATAGAGCTACCACGGCTGAGATTCTGGCCTAAACGACAACCAGGCCCAAGGGTGTTTGGAGTACCCGAGGCATCTGCATCTTCCTCTGGAATGCTTTCATAACTAGAAGCCTTCCCACGGCTCCATCTCTCACATTGCAATCTGCTACGTGGCTGGCCCGATTTGGAAGTGTCCACCACGTTAAGCTCAGGGCAGTTCATGATTCTGGCAGTGACTTCTGAGGCAAAAAGGGCAAATGGATCCTGTGGTTCATCAAGGTTGACCGACTCATCCACCACACGGTTCACTAGCCGCTCCATTAACTCTGGTTGCTCTTCAGTTTTCTTTTTGATCTCACTGAGTCGTGGTGCACGATGTTTCTTAGAGGAGACATTGCCCTGAACTTCTTTCCTTCGGAGTACTGTTCTGCAAGCAGGAATCAAGAAAGTATCTGATCCCTCTGTTGATGTTCCTTTGAGGGCACAGAACCAAGGCTGCTTCCCAGTAGAATTTTCAAGACAGATGGCAGCTAATTCTGTGGCCATTGATACCACTGTAGCAGCCAAATCATCAGCATAGCAAGTAATAGGTGTCCTGCTCTCTGAGTCCATTCTCGATGAAAAGAGTGAACCGTAAGAGTTCAGTGAAGACTGTGGTGTGAAGGTAGATTGTCTGCTGTCATTTCCTGTCATGAATCGGCCCCGCCTCTCTGTACCATGAACTGGGATTTCACTCAATGGGACTCTGACAGTAGTTGTGTCCTGTTGGCCAGACCCTTCTTTTTCAGATACAGCACACCTTAACTGTGTACAGCATGAATTTGGCTGCTGCTCTTTGCTGTATGCAGTAAAAGTAGATGCAGTGGCACTTTCTTCAAGCACATTTGTGTCGTACATTCCAGAATGTTTGTCAGTGTTAGTGGATTGCTTATAACTTGCTAGACCTTGTAATTGACTTAATGGAACATTGCCTGCCTTTGTGGCAATATGCTCTTTGGAACAAGTATCAAGGTCCTGTGTCTCAAACGAACCTTTATCAATTTTTGAAATATGACTTATCTTTTTCTGTGCCTGGCAAAGAATCTCAAACAGCAAATTGTTTACACTGTCCTGTAGAAGAACTTGTATGCTTGATGCATCTTTCTCAGTCCCCTCCActtctttttgctttttagcTTTTTGTAATGCATGTTTAAAAAGGCTGTCAGCAACCTCGTTGATTAATTCATCCATTTCTCTTTCTTCTGTGTAGGTTTTTTTGGGGCAAGTGATTCCATCAACTATCTTGTTATGTGTGGACTCCAGGAGGTCAGCGACACTCCGGTAACCATGCGGATAAGTCAGGACCTCGACTGCTTCCCTATAAAGCACTTCAGCAATATTTGCACGGAATGCCTCCACACTGGTACCTTGTGCAACACTACAATGTAGTGTAAAGGCTGCAGATGTTTGGGCAGCTGATATCAACCCTTGAGGTGTTGTGTAGGCTGTCCGTACACGTTTGTCATTATTGACACCCTCCCCTGACTTCTCTGTAAGCTCCAATGCTGTAACAGCTCCAGCAACCTGAGCCATGCCACACATTGCtgaggaaaaagaaaagtcCTCTTTCTTCTCTGTTTTCTGTAGCTCCTCTTCTGTGTCTTCTTCCAAAGTTAAATCCTTATTGAGATTTTGTACTAGCTGTGGGGATGATATGGTTCCAATAACATTGGCAGCACAAGCCAAAGCCATCTCTACAGGTTTAGATGGAAGTTCTCCATTGTGGGGAGGAACATAAACTTTATCTTCTGGCATCTCAATGTTACCAGTGGTGATATCCTGATCGGGCATATTTACGACCTGATTATCTGGCCACTCTGTGGTTCCATCTATAGTGTCGGGGCTTTGAACAATGACAATTTTTGGAAGTTCAAATGAGCAAGTGCGGTGCTGGGAAGGCTGATTTCTTTGTGAGAGTACAATGTTAGAGTGACAGGGTGAGTGTGACACACTGACCGCAGCCTCAGAGATGAAGGGGGTTTCATCTTGAGAAAGGCGTATGAAGGCATCTTGTAGAACTGACTCTGCTAGATTGGTGGCATAGTGACCAGCTGATTCCTTTGTGTGTAGGTTGTCCCGCTGATGTGCTTCCTTTTTCGTTTCTGCATCTTCTCTGTTCTGATGATAGACCAGCTGTCCTCGCTGACCTGTGACAATAGCATATTTCTGTGCAACTTCTACTGATCTCTCGACTCTTTTGCAAACCTCCGCCTCTGTGGacagaaagggggaaaatgaagCCAGTAGACAGGTTAATTATCAAATGAAGCTCATTCAGGTGTTAATTTAGAAGTTTATTGTTGTCCTAGTAGTTTGCAGTGTAGAAGTCAATAGTTTGGTCAGTTCGGAATAGGGTGTATTCACGTCAGGAAAGTTCAtagtttgctatttttttggcaggaactaAGTCCAATGGACCCCTTTTGGGCTTGGTGTGGTTTCAATTTAGATTGCAGTTCTTCCAAGTGTCCCAGGACTTGACAACAAACCTGTGAGCATCCATTTCTCTCTCATTCCACTGTATACTTAAATGAGAGACCCAAGCTTTGTATGCCCAAACCATTTCATGTTACTGTATTGacaggaaaaaataattgtcatatcACTCTTTCTGATGATATTCATATTAAGAAATGAAAATTCCCACACCTTTTCATATTATAGTATGTATATGGGTATAACTGAAAGAATTATACCATTTTgttcaaccatttttttccatctgtgtATTGCAGAATCACCTCTCATCCCCATGATTTTTCTatagttttaattaaaatattttatttcagcAGCATGGAGACTGACTGACTGATTAGTATGCCAAATTACATTTCTGAGATCAAGCAAGAGGATTGTTGTCATATTCTATGGAGTGATTTTGTATGTGCAATATGCACTGTACGTAAATGCACAATGCCAGTTCAATAGAGAAAATCTAAAACGTCAGAGTAGTAGTGGGGAGCACGTCAGTCTCTTCGTGGAGTTTCTGGCTTCAAGTTTATGCTAGAAAATTTGTGtgaattgtgttttttccatataagcAATGGGGATGAGAGGTATAGGAAAGGATGGATGGAAGACAAGGCCACTGTAATAGTTTTAAGATGGTAACAGAAAGCATGTTCAAAATTGAGGATTCAGTCAAAACTCACCATTTCTGACACCGTCATCCTCGCTG
It contains:
- the sphkap gene encoding A-kinase anchor protein SPHKAP isoform X2, which encodes MTDAKCLLKTPSNFQSSAMFEDSESAEAARSSTESTVSSAISACKKVLCSNSVMDSSDYWLRNDKALCRLGLLDDNAEGSCAVICFVNLDSQKKETNRKKLAQVTSDLPTFLELVTAHQPKENEILLFSGLDGSNTGHTRPTVSSQLQRSTGVCLVQHSQQRRFTQPSIIFEINRFLAGFQWGKERQFQQGQIRQRVDDDTNRSVSSIEEDFLTASEHMGDDSEDDGVRNEAEVCKRVERSVEVAQKYAIVTGQRGQLVYHQNREDAETKKEAHQRDNLHTKESAGHYATNLAESVLQDAFIRLSQDETPFISEAAVSVSHSPCHSNIVLSQRNQPSQHRTCSFELPKIVIVQSPDTIDGTTEWPDNQVVNMPDQDITTGNIEMPEDKVYVPPHNGELPSKPVEMALACAANVIGTISSPQLVQNLNKDLTLEEDTEEELQKTEKKEDFSFSSAMCGMAQVAGAVTALELTEKSGEGVNNDKRVRTAYTTPQGLISAAQTSAAFTLHCSVAQGTSVEAFRANIAEVLYREAVEVLTYPHGYRSVADLLESTHNKIVDGITCPKKTYTEEREMDELINEVADSLFKHALQKAKKQKEVEGTEKDASSIQVLLQDSVNNLLFEILCQAQKKISHISKIDKGSFETQDLDTCSKEHIATKAGNVPLSQLQGLASYKQSTNTDKHSGMYDTNVLEESATASTFTAYSKEQQPNSCCTQLRCAVSEKEGSGQQDTTTVRVPLSEIPVHGTERRGRFMTGNDSRQSTFTPQSSLNSYGSLFSSRMDSESRTPITCYADDLAATVVSMATELAAICLENSTGKQPWFCALKGTSTEGSDTFLIPACRTVLRRKEVQGNVSSKKHRAPRLSEIKKKTEEQPELMERLVNRVVDESVNLDEPQDPFALFASEVTARIMNCPELNVVDTSKSGQPRSRLQCERWSRGKASSYESIPEEDADASGTPNTLGPGCRLGQNLSRGSSISKQSSCESITDEFSRFMVNQMENEGRGFDLLLDYYAGKNASSILAAAVQQAATRKNGHLNVRTASCLSKQSSTESITEEFYRFMLRDMDKENKERGIAKTKEWSNSLFPPNPRTPFCIRQSSVPDRRSSDSRLTVNSPIKANSFDGFPRNVHGDVLNIFPSNSVAATGLCKSDSCLYQIGQTDQITDMLIHDTWSSSIESLMRKNKIIADPDDSIDLDSAGDSQAHVQQFANRLAADIVDIGKTSAGDQQNVARGTSGTYSQMHMPVGERRRGFKQSHLNCSRGRSSREQTGSTSGADDFSTSCIRGPRPDVPVIHIEDDTHERDAQPLEQPPEMPVTKRTERITANCNRNETSSGSSVGVGDLDIFSDVPSRSTEIGVESEKGDQVGTKDSCFESGSARTAGDVADNVREVLVLNCDLEADCMETDVTVALQWIAASELGLPALYFKRSKEIKAAKLQKVVHLMSQKSWRISDLFSAVLQFCKLHEESQDMSLLNFFDWLLEIM
- the sphkap gene encoding A-kinase anchor protein SPHKAP isoform X1 produces the protein MTDAKCLLKTPSNFQSSAMFEDSESAEAARSSTESTVSSAISACKKVLCSNSVMDSSDYWLRNDKALCRLGLLDDNAEGSCAVICFVNLDSQKKETNRKKLAQVTSDLPTFLELVTAHQPKENEILLFSGLDGSNTGHTRPTVSSQLQRSTGVCLVQHSQQRRFTQPSIIFEINRFLAGFQWGKERQFQQGQIRQRVDDDTNRSVSSIEEDFLTASEHMGDDSEDDGVRNEAEVCKRVERSVEVAQKYAIVTGQRGQLVYHQNREDAETKKEAHQRDNLHTKESAGHYATNLAESVLQDAFIRLSQDETPFISEAAVSVSHSPCHSNIVLSQRNQPSQHRTCSFELPKIVIVQSPDTIDGTTEWPDNQVVNMPDQDITTGNIEMPEDKVYVPPHNGELPSKPVEMALACAANVIGTISSPQLVQNLNKDLTLEEDTEEELQKTEKKEDFSFSSAMCGMAQVAGAVTALELTEKSGEGVNNDKRVRTAYTTPQGLISAAQTSAAFTLHCSVAQGTSVEAFRANIAEVLYREAVEVLTYPHGYRSVADLLESTHNKIVDGITCPKKTYTEEREMDELINEVADSLFKHALQKAKKQKEVEGTEKDASSIQVLLQDSVNNLLFEILCQAQKKISHISKIDKGSFETQDLDTCSKEHIATKAGNVPLSQLQGLASYKQSTNTDKHSGMYDTNVLEESATASTFTAYSKEQQPNSCCTQLRCAVSEKEGSGQQDTTTVRVPLSEIPVHGTERRGRFMTGNDSRQSTFTPQSSLNSYGSLFSSRMDSESRTPITCYADDLAATVVSMATELAAICLENSTGKQPWFCALKGTSTEGSDTFLIPACRTVLRRKEVQGNVSSKKHRAPRLSEIKKKTEEQPELMERLVNRVVDESVNLDEPQDPFALFASEVTARIMNCPELNVVDTSKSGQPRSRLQCERWSRGKASSYESIPEEDADASGTPNTLGPGCRLGQNLSRGSSISKQSSCESITDEFSRFMVNQMENEGRGFDLLLDYYAGKNASSILAAAVQQAATRKNGHLNVRTASCLSKQSSTESITEEFYRFMLRDMDKENKERGIAKTKEWSNSLFPPNPRTPFCIRQSSVPDRRSSDSRLTVNSPIKANSFDGFPRNVHGDVLNIFPSNSVAATGLCKSDSCLYQIGQTDQITDMLIHDTWSSSIESLMRKNKIIADPDDSIDLDSAGDSQAHVQQFANRLAADIVDIGKTSAGDQQNVARGTSGTYSQMHMPVGERRRGFKQSHLNCSRGRSSREQTGSTSGADDFSTSCIRGPRPDVPVIHIEDDTHERDAQPLEQPPEMPVTKRTERITANCNSSERERPAVIAARVVKRDKRSMSASSEESTGSWSHVNTEDDPPDETSSFIHLSEGNETSSGSSVGVGDLDIFSDVPSRSTEIGVESEKGDQVGTKDSCFESGSARTAGDVADNVREVLVLNCDLEADCMETDVTVALQWIAASELGLPALYFKRSKEIKAAKLQKVVHLMSQKSWRISDLFSAVLQFCKLHEESQDMSLLNFFDWLLEIM